A genomic segment from Aegilops tauschii subsp. strangulata cultivar AL8/78 chromosome 1, Aet v6.0, whole genome shotgun sequence encodes:
- the LOC141039158 gene encoding uncharacterized protein — MDDFLNTTEYHPIVADGNTKLDVWYTNEPGKVEEIIGLYEDWLREEKHKARTECPALKDFLENRGITFSSVGVRNIRDALFQDFIRIPEGYHIDIQEKFMIKGGEERDSMEDLAGAIIDESYSKMESSFPELLRHYWDWKPLTFDHLKYGATEGYVSYELYRRFLSMRDILHRRCLPDLRWRGRF, encoded by the exons ATGGATGACTTTTTGAACACCACcgagtaccatcctatagttgccgatggtaacacgaagctcgacgtgTGGTACACCAACGAGCCTGGCAAGGTGGAGGAGATCATTGGCTTGTACGAGGACTGGTTACGCGAGGAGAAGCACAA GGCCAGGACGGAGTGCCCTGCTCTGAAGGATTTCCTTGAGAATAGAGGTATAACTTTCTCTAGTGTGGGCGTCAGGAATATTAGAGATGCTCTTTTTCAAGATTTCATCAGAATTCCAGAAGGGTACCACATCGACATCCAAGAGAAGTTTATGATCAAAGGCGGCGAAGAAAGGGACTCCATGGAGGACTTAGCAGGAGCCATCATTGACGAATCTTATTCGAAGATGGAGTCATCTTTTCCAGAACTTCTTCGTCACTACTGGGATTGGAAGCCACTTACTTTTGATCACCTGAAATATGGAGCTACT GAAGGGTATGTGAGCTATGAGCTATACCGCCGGTTTCTGTCGATGAGGGACATCCTGCATCGTCGCTGTCTTCCTGATCTCAGATGGCGAGGACGTTTCTGA
- the LOC141039159 gene encoding uncharacterized protein: MDEGKLTTLTEHITTHGTTVLEVVYTNDPRTVERIVKKYEEWLKEEKNKFVGLDLEYTRKSSYIRQGIAVVQLAMREHVLVYHYCRSERSQALVDFLQWKAVTFTSVDTRNDKTMLARAWIKIPDEHHVDIQRLFCIKGGGERDSMGDLATAIIDPSYKNMKKSLPKEKHQFWEWKPLSPIHLEYTAKDGYVTYELYRRILIIKNGLRHLHQQPMKERLRPRKSNDEGSSSGWKRRKGNSGW, translated from the coding sequence ATGGACGAGGGGAAGCTAACAACACTCACCGAACACATCACTACCCACGGTACAACCGTGCTCgaggtggtgtacaccaacgacccaaGGACCGTGGAGCGGATCGTCAAAAAGTACGAAGAATGGCTAAAGGAGGAGAAGAACAAGTTCGTCGGCCTCGACCTCGAGTACACACGTAAGAGCAGTTACATACGACAAGGGATCGCCGTCGTCCAACTTGCCATGCGCGAGCATGTCCTTGTATACCACTACTGCAGATCCGAGCGCTCCCAGGCGTTAGTTGACTTCCTGCAATGGAAAGCGGTAACTTTCACTAGCGTCGACACCAGGAACGACAAGACCATGCTTGCCCGTGCATGGATCAAAATTCCAGACGAGCACCACGTCGACATCCAGAGGCTATTCTGCATCAAGGGTGGTGGAGAAAGGGACTCCATGGGTGACCTTGCaacggccatcatcgacccctcaTACAAGAACATGAAGAAATCATTACCAAAGGAGAAGCACCAGTTCTGGGAGTGGAAGCCACTTTCCCCGATACACCTTGAGTACACGGCAAAGGACGGGTATGTTACCTACGAGTTGTACCGTAGAATCCTAATCATCAAGAACGGGCTACGTCACCTCCACCAACAACCAATGAAAGAAAGACTCCGCCCACGTAAGAGCAATGACGAGGgatcttccagcggctggaagcGCCGGAAGGGAAACAGTGGTTGGTAA
- the LOC120965455 gene encoding uncharacterized protein, whose amino-acid sequence MMATLEDLLHLQAAIRGLIIQVMSTLKDLLHLLAVHGILRHLLPRVLLPMALQAALRGLIVQVMPTLKDLLPRLAQLAVPCVLLPMDLQAGLRGLITQVNTFPDSKQN is encoded by the exons ATGATGGCAACCCTCGAGgacctcctccacctccaggCAGCAATCAGGGGGCTCATCATCCAG GTGATGTCAACCCTCAaggacctcctccacctcctgGCTGTACACGGCAtcctccgccacctcctcccccgCGTGCTCCTCCCAATGGCCCTACAGGCAGCACTCAGGGGGCTCATCGTCCAG GTGATGCCAACCCTCAAAGACCTCCTCCCCCGCCTGGCCCAACTAGCAGTGCCCTGCGTGCTACTCCCAATGGACCTACAGGCAGGACTCAGGGGGCTCATCACCCAGGTAAATACCTTCCCCGACTCCAAACAAAACTAG
- the LOC123496909 gene encoding protein FAR1-RELATED SEQUENCE 5-like, giving the protein MDGKPPDNFITDQDGAMRQSIQSIFPTTMHRCCRWHIMKKAQEKVGWPLCRNPGLSDDFNKCVDFSFTIDEFEQNWAGLMMKYEAMTHTHFEKLYKYRSTWVPCYFKHRFFPFLQSTQRSEGFNANHILAKEGCNDYRTEHLEIELWSNFPIEKQAYKTYTRDLYRKFREEFELIGRYNAFQVGADIFELRPNQEFVAKYGSQNYLVQARVEEGSYLCECCKMDKDGILCCHILKVFTHIGVDVIPERYLLR; this is encoded by the exons ATGGATGGCAAACCTCCTGACAACTTCATCACCGATCAGGATGGTGCAATGAGGCAGTCAATACAGAGCATCTTTCCAACCACCATGCACCGCTGTTGTCGATGGCACATCATGAAAAAGGCTCAGGAAAAAGTTGGTTGGCCGCTGTGCCGGAATCCAGGACTCTCTGATGATTTCAACAAGTGTGTTGACTTCAGCTTCACTATAGACGAGTTTGAGCAGAATTGGGCTGGGTTAATGATGAAGTACGAGGCTATGACACACACGCACTTTGAGAAGTTGTACAAATACAGGTCAACTTGGGTGCCGTGCTACTTCAAACACAGGTTCTTCCCGTTCCTACAGTCTACACAGCGTAGTGAGGGGTTCAATGCC AACCACATCCTTGCCAAGGAAGGCTGCAATGATTATAGGACAGAACACCTTGAGATTGAGCTGTGGTCCAACTTCCCAATAGAGAAGCAAGCTTACAAAACCTATACTAGGGACCTTTACCGCAAGTTCAGAGAAGAGTTTGAGCTGATTGGACGTTATAATGCATTCCAAGTTGGTGCTGATATATTTGAGCTCAGACCGAACCAGGAATTTGTTGCCAAATATGGTTCTCAAAACTACTTGGTGCAGGCAAGGGTGGAGGAGGGTTCCTATTTGTGTGAGTGCTGTAAAATGGACAAGGACGGCATCCTCTGTTGCCACATCCTCAAGGTGTTCACCCATATTGGAGTTGATGTCATACCGGAAAGGTACCTGCTAAGATAG